AAGGGTTATTACTACGAAAAGCAGGAAAAATACTCCTAACAGATTAGAATTAAAAAAATATAATCCAATATTAAAAAAAGTTACTTTACATAGAGAAATTAAATAATATTTTTAGTTATGGCAAAGAAAGTAGTTGCAACATTAAAAACCGGTAAAGGAAATGAGTATGCCAAAGTAATAAAAA
The Bacteroidales bacterium DNA segment above includes these coding regions:
- the rpmG gene encoding 50S ribosomal protein L33, producing the protein MAKKGKANRVQVILECTEHKDSGMPGTSRVITTKSRKNTPNRLELKKYNPILKKVTLHREIK